In Candidatus Contubernalis alkalaceticus, the following proteins share a genomic window:
- a CDS encoding EFR1 family ferrodoxin (N-terminal region resembles flavodoxins. C-terminal ferrodoxin region binds two 4Fe-4S clusters.), producing the protein MANIAHETENQLPVTKSIYYFSGTGNSYYVAKTIADSIGAVLKPIVSLKKGDVIEADILCFIFPVYDFKPPKKVTEIVENLSKISANYTIAIGTYGVALSSTLNYFKKSLNQKGVILSRGYGIKLPHNAVGSIGFTDEENYTRILRADKKICDIVGNIQARTVGDIEKTSIFENMTILKQFPHIIKLLFILLFKGPKSLEFTVTGDCISCYQCKKICPVNNIEWVNGKPDFGKDCTGCFACLQWCPKSAIRIGKYGFKGICMKHYHHPKVKAVDLIMDSSRE; encoded by the coding sequence ATGGCAAATATAGCACATGAAACTGAAAATCAACTACCTGTTACAAAAAGTATCTACTATTTCTCAGGAACAGGTAATTCATATTATGTTGCCAAAACAATTGCTGATAGTATAGGTGCGGTATTAAAACCAATAGTATCACTAAAGAAAGGAGATGTCATTGAAGCCGACATACTGTGTTTTATTTTTCCTGTTTATGATTTTAAGCCACCTAAGAAGGTTACTGAAATTGTTGAGAACCTATCAAAAATAAGCGCAAATTATACTATAGCTATAGGTACATATGGAGTAGCATTATCTTCGACATTGAATTATTTTAAAAAATCTTTAAATCAAAAAGGTGTTATTCTTTCTAGAGGCTATGGCATCAAATTACCCCATAATGCGGTTGGTTCAATAGGTTTTACTGATGAAGAAAATTACACAAGAATTTTAAGGGCAGATAAAAAGATATGTGATATAGTAGGGAACATTCAAGCAAGAACTGTCGGAGATATTGAAAAAACATCTATTTTTGAAAACATGACCATTTTAAAACAATTTCCACACATCATTAAGCTCCTGTTTATACTGCTTTTTAAAGGTCCAAAATCCTTAGAGTTTACTGTAACAGGTGACTGTATAAGCTGTTATCAATGTAAAAAGATTTGTCCGGTAAATAACATCGAATGGGTTAATGGAAAACCAGATTTTGGAAAAGATTGTACCGGTTGTTTTGCATGCCTGCAATGGTGTCCTAAGTCTGCAATTCGTATCGGTAAATATGGTTTTAAAGGAATATGTATGAAACACTACCATCATCCAAAAGTAAAAGCTGTGGATTTAATTATGGATAGTTCAAGGGAATAA
- a CDS encoding EFR1 family ferrodoxin (N-terminal region resembles flavodoxins. C-terminal ferrodoxin region binds two 4Fe-4S clusters.): MGNIDIYYFSGTGNTLYIVNKLKEHIPEIRMIPVASLLNVDGWIYSESKTIGFCFPNHAGHLPIPMKMLIKKLHLEGDEYLFALCNSAFSKSFAPEDIDKILRKKSCRLSAHFNLIMPDNHAIVTKDYRIPCKEEFKRCEDQVQAKLDHIKEIIINRDTYNEKDARPAPFPLWIDKVLRPLIFYLVEKHPSSVLKGAFYADSKCNGCTICKKVCPADRIAIIDGRPVFDCKKTCFGCYACLNFCPVESLQGGSKWYNGRSYTTDNGRYPHPYASANDIAKQKMAWGNHK, encoded by the coding sequence ATGGGAAATATAGATATATATTACTTCTCAGGTACAGGCAATACATTATACATAGTAAATAAGTTGAAAGAACACATTCCTGAAATCAGAATGATACCTGTAGCATCACTATTAAATGTTGATGGTTGGATATACTCAGAAAGTAAAACCATTGGATTTTGTTTCCCAAATCATGCAGGTCATCTGCCGATCCCAATGAAAATGCTTATTAAAAAACTTCATCTGGAAGGAGATGAATACCTTTTTGCTCTATGTAATAGTGCTTTCTCGAAAAGCTTTGCTCCTGAAGATATAGATAAAATTCTGAGAAAAAAGAGTTGCAGGCTTAGTGCACATTTTAATCTGATCATGCCTGACAATCATGCTATAGTGACTAAGGATTATAGAATTCCCTGTAAAGAAGAATTTAAGAGATGTGAAGATCAGGTGCAGGCAAAGCTCGATCATATCAAAGAAATAATCATCAATAGGGATACGTATAATGAGAAAGATGCTCGACCTGCTCCGTTTCCTCTATGGATAGATAAAGTATTACGCCCGCTGATATTTTACCTTGTGGAAAAGCACCCTTCTTCAGTATTGAAAGGTGCTTTTTATGCCGATTCAAAATGTAATGGCTGTACAATATGCAAGAAAGTATGTCCGGCAGATCGCATTGCTATCATAGATGGCAGGCCTGTATTCGATTGTAAAAAAACCTGTTTTGGATGTTATGCATGCTTAAACTTTTGCCCTGTTGAATCGTTACAGGGGGGATCAAAATGGTATAATGGTCGATCCTATACTACCGATAATGGAAGATATCCGCACCCCTATGCGAGTGCCAACGATATAGCAAAACAAAAAATGGCTTGGGGTAATCATAAATAG
- a CDS encoding DUF1778 domain-containing protein has product MAEKISVYIDKELHRALKAEASLRGKSLSQFMVDAALNALHSPGRQESASKMNHIRESVKGYVSSEELRKMRNLGRQNE; this is encoded by the coding sequence ATGGCAGAAAAAATTAGTGTTTATATAGATAAGGAACTCCATCGGGCGCTTAAGGCTGAAGCAAGTTTAAGGGGTAAGTCTCTATCTCAATTTATGGTAGATGCTGCGCTTAACGCTCTACACTCACCTGGCAGACAAGAATCAGCTTCAAAAATGAACCATATCCGTGAATCAGTTAAGGGGTACGTTTCTTCAGAGGAATTAAGAAAAATGCGCAACTTGGGCAGGCAGAATGAATAG
- a CDS encoding type II toxin-antitoxin system VapC family toxin codes for MNSTVIVDASVALSWILPGEKTNKTILLRDYAVENGDVKLLVPTIFWYEVANVLWVAVKRKRIVQSEAIEGLRALLDFRIDTAATDPTVIISISFTQNIAVYDSAYLSVAKIYNATLWTIDKGLVKAAKNLNVFVEPEL; via the coding sequence ATGAATAGCACTGTAATTGTAGATGCGTCGGTCGCCTTGTCTTGGATATTACCAGGGGAAAAAACAAATAAAACAATACTGTTACGTGACTATGCAGTAGAGAATGGCGATGTTAAATTACTTGTCCCAACAATATTTTGGTATGAAGTGGCAAATGTCCTTTGGGTCGCTGTTAAAAGAAAAAGAATCGTTCAATCAGAGGCGATAGAAGGCCTTAGAGCGCTGCTGGACTTTAGAATTGATACAGCTGCAACAGATCCTACTGTTATTATTTCTATCTCTTTTACCCAAAATATTGCTGTCTATGACTCTGCCTACTTGAGTGTTGCTAAAATTTATAATGCAACTCTCTGGACAATTGATAAAGGCCTTGTAAAAGCAGCTAAAAACCTAAATGTTTTTGTTGAACCAGAACTATAG
- a CDS encoding ADP-ribosylglycohydrolase family protein, whose amino-acid sequence MYGAIIGDIVGSIYEGNNIKRKDFDLFGKGCCFTDDTVMTCAVASALMIWKKSSKSIDLHQIFVNEMQNLGRKYLNAGYGRNFRQWIMSGNPLPYGSCGNGSAMRVSPVGWVAESLEEALDLAKKSAEVSHNHPEGIKGAQSVAGAISLARIGKSKEEIKGYIEKEFYDLSFSLDDIRDTYTFDVSCQGSVPQAIVSFLDSEDFEGTIRNAISIGGDSDTIGAIAGSIGDAFYGVPSYLKKKASAYLPRDLTNIVEEFGFLINPLLLA is encoded by the coding sequence ATGTACGGAGCAATAATCGGAGATATCGTTGGGTCCATATATGAAGGAAACAATATAAAGAGAAAAGATTTTGACCTGTTCGGAAAAGGATGCTGCTTTACAGACGACACAGTCATGACCTGCGCTGTGGCTTCAGCCCTCATGATCTGGAAAAAGTCAAGCAAAAGTATAGACCTTCATCAGATATTTGTAAATGAAATGCAAAATCTAGGTAGAAAATACCTTAACGCAGGTTACGGTAGAAACTTCCGGCAGTGGATTATGTCAGGTAATCCACTGCCATACGGAAGCTGCGGAAACGGATCTGCCATGAGGGTGTCTCCTGTTGGATGGGTGGCAGAAAGCCTGGAGGAGGCTTTGGATCTGGCAAAAAAATCTGCAGAGGTCAGTCACAATCATCCAGAGGGAATAAAGGGTGCACAATCTGTTGCCGGTGCCATCTCCCTGGCCCGGATAGGTAAAAGCAAGGAAGAAATCAAGGGATACATTGAAAAGGAGTTCTATGATTTGTCTTTTTCGTTAGATGATATCAGGGACACCTATACCTTCGATGTGTCATGTCAAGGTTCTGTGCCCCAGGCTATCGTATCATTTTTGGATTCTGAGGACTTTGAAGGCACTATTAGAAACGCTATCTCAATCGGTGGGGACAGCGATACAATCGGAGCCATCGCAGGCAGCATAGGGGATGCCTTCTATGGAGTACCGAGCTATCTCAAGAAAAAAGCTTCTGCCTACCTTCCCAGGGATTTGACAAATATAGTAGAAGAGTTTGGATTTCTAATAAACCCACTGTTATTGGCTTAA
- a CDS encoding GyrI-like domain-containing protein — MEIGFCLSKPVPGRGAIFAGENPAGKQVSCLHKGPYAQMEPVYNAMMQWMEEKGLTPTGVAYEFYYNSPNDVPESELLTKVVFPLK; from the coding sequence GTGGAGATAGGATTTTGTCTCTCCAAACCGGTTCCCGGTAGAGGTGCAATATTCGCAGGGGAAAACCCGGCAGGTAAGCAGGTGTCGTGTCTGCATAAAGGCCCGTATGCCCAAATGGAGCCGGTATATAACGCCATGATGCAGTGGATGGAGGAGAAGGGCCTTACCCCAACGGGTGTCGCGTATGAATTCTACTACAATTCTCCCAACGATGTACCTGAAAGTGAGCTGTTGACTAAAGTAGTATTTCCTTTAAAATAG
- a CDS encoding SPL family radical SAM protein — translation MKYLQVKTMLSRVKDCNHWFGVQYNLNLYRGCSHGCIYCDSRSDCYRVDNFDQTAVKKNALNILEKELRSKRKKSIIGLGAMSDSYNPCESRLKLTRNALELMNKYKFGVHIPTKGILISRDCDILLEMLKHSPVSAAFTITVIDDVLSSKIEPSAPAVSRRLDTLKCLANKGFYVGILMMPILPFIGDTEENIVSIIHAAAERGASFIYPWFGITMRSGQREYFLKKLEELFSGMGEKYQSFFGHAYHCNSPNSKYLWKVFRNECVRLGIIYKMAEIIKGAEKRVIHRQLSLF, via the coding sequence ATGAAATACCTGCAGGTTAAAACCATGTTATCCCGGGTAAAGGATTGTAACCACTGGTTTGGTGTACAATACAACCTGAATCTTTACAGGGGCTGCAGCCACGGCTGTATTTACTGCGACTCCCGAAGTGACTGTTACCGGGTTGATAATTTTGACCAGACAGCAGTAAAAAAGAATGCCTTAAATATTCTGGAGAAAGAGCTGAGGTCTAAAAGAAAAAAGAGCATCATTGGGTTGGGCGCAATGAGCGATTCATATAATCCTTGTGAGAGCAGATTGAAGCTTACCAGGAATGCCCTGGAGCTGATGAATAAGTATAAATTTGGCGTACATATTCCCACAAAAGGGATTTTAATATCCAGGGACTGTGACATTTTATTAGAGATGTTGAAACATTCTCCGGTAAGCGCTGCTTTTACTATTACGGTAATTGATGATGTCCTGTCTTCGAAAATAGAACCTTCAGCACCGGCAGTTTCCAGACGGCTGGATACCCTTAAGTGTTTGGCCAATAAAGGATTTTATGTGGGCATATTAATGATGCCCATTCTTCCTTTTATAGGAGATACCGAGGAAAACATAGTTTCTATTATTCATGCGGCGGCCGAGAGGGGTGCATCCTTCATTTATCCCTGGTTTGGAATTACTATGCGGAGCGGACAGCGGGAGTATTTTTTAAAAAAATTGGAGGAGCTTTTTTCCGGGATGGGGGAGAAATACCAGTCGTTCTTTGGGCATGCATATCACTGTAATTCCCCCAACAGTAAATATTTATGGAAGGTATTTCGTAATGAATGTGTCCGTCTTGGCATTATATATAAAATGGCTGAGATAATAAAAGGGGCGGAAAAGAGAGTCATACACAGGCAGCTGTCTCTGTTTTAG
- a CDS encoding DUF3788 family protein codes for MNSYFFKGNDQADNSCSILLEGVLKEGNMVVSEDTPEQYSIFLGRGIPGGHLMDVEEKYMTSPKLAYSKCSGKPGWNSKYKKSGKSLCTLYPEKDGFVALIVILQDSLPMVEAMYPDFEKEVVDVITSAQPFNGTFWLMIPVKNSRALENVKDLLVLKYKPKKKVITPFTIYISDTY; via the coding sequence GTGAACAGTTATTTTTTTAAGGGAAATGATCAGGCTGACAATTCATGCAGTATCTTGCTGGAGGGAGTTTTAAAGGAAGGAAATATGGTGGTCAGCGAAGATACTCCCGAGCAATATTCTATTTTTCTGGGACGGGGAATACCTGGTGGACACTTAATGGATGTGGAGGAGAAATATATGACATCTCCCAAGTTGGCCTACAGTAAATGCTCCGGGAAACCGGGGTGGAACAGTAAATATAAAAAATCTGGAAAGTCCCTTTGTACCCTTTATCCAGAAAAGGACGGTTTTGTAGCGTTGATTGTCATTTTACAGGATTCTCTCCCAATGGTAGAAGCCATGTACCCTGACTTTGAAAAAGAAGTCGTTGATGTGATTACATCTGCTCAGCCATTTAATGGGACCTTTTGGCTTATGATTCCGGTAAAAAACAGCAGGGCGCTGGAGAATGTAAAGGACCTTCTTGTTTTAAAGTATAAACCCAAAAAAAAAGTGATAACTCCTTTCACCATCTATATATCAGATACTTATTGA
- a CDS encoding phosphoribosylaminoimidazolecarboxamide formyltransferase, whose translation MLMQSVTLKYGCNPNQKPAEVRAADGELPLEVLSGNPGYINFMDAMNSWQLVKELKAALEMPAAASFKHVSPAGAALGLPLSEDEKKAYGVKAASLSPLACAYIRARGADRLSSFGDWAALSDPVDQDTAEVLKGEVSDGVIAPGYSPEALEILKKKRGGKYNVIKIDPTYEPPELETRLIGGIEFMQKRNTHIPAFDDLQNIVTADKELPMEARRDMVLAMITLKYTQSNSVCYVSNGQVIGVGAGQQSRIHCTRLAGDKADIWYLKQHPRVLGFQFKAKVGKAERDNAMDLFVRQDTTDYELKTLAAVLEEIPPRLSEAEREEWLKGLQNVTIGSDAFFPFRDNIDRAYKSGVKYVVQTGGSLRDDLVIDACNEYDMVMVTTGMRLFHH comes from the coding sequence ATGTTAATGCAATCAGTAACGTTAAAGTATGGCTGTAACCCTAATCAGAAACCTGCAGAAGTACGGGCAGCAGACGGTGAACTACCCCTTGAGGTGCTCAGCGGCAACCCTGGTTACATCAATTTCATGGACGCCATGAACTCCTGGCAGCTGGTGAAAGAATTAAAAGCTGCTCTGGAAATGCCCGCTGCCGCTTCCTTTAAGCACGTCAGCCCTGCGGGTGCCGCCCTGGGACTGCCCCTCTCTGAGGATGAGAAAAAGGCCTACGGGGTGAAAGCTGCCTCATTATCCCCCCTGGCCTGTGCTTATATCCGGGCGCGGGGAGCCGATCGGCTGTCATCGTTCGGTGATTGGGCAGCCCTCAGCGACCCCGTGGATCAGGACACTGCAGAAGTGCTAAAGGGGGAAGTTTCCGACGGGGTTATTGCCCCCGGGTATTCCCCTGAAGCCCTGGAAATTCTCAAAAAGAAAAGGGGCGGCAAGTACAACGTCATTAAGATAGATCCTACCTACGAACCTCCCGAACTGGAGACCAGGTTAATCGGCGGCATTGAATTTATGCAAAAAAGAAATACGCACATTCCAGCTTTTGATGACCTGCAGAATATCGTGACCGCCGATAAAGAGCTGCCCATGGAAGCTCGTAGGGACATGGTGCTGGCCATGATCACCCTCAAATACACCCAATCCAACTCTGTTTGCTATGTTTCCAATGGCCAGGTTATCGGAGTGGGCGCGGGCCAGCAGTCAAGAATTCACTGCACTCGCCTGGCAGGCGATAAGGCTGATATCTGGTATCTGAAGCAGCATCCCAGGGTATTGGGCTTCCAATTCAAAGCCAAAGTGGGCAAGGCGGAGCGTGACAATGCCATGGACTTGTTTGTCAGGCAAGATACAACAGACTATGAACTGAAAACGCTGGCCGCCGTGCTGGAAGAGATTCCGCCAAGACTCAGTGAAGCCGAGCGGGAAGAATGGCTCAAGGGTTTGCAGAACGTTACCATCGGCTCCGATGCCTTTTTTCCTTTCAGAGATAATATTGACCGGGCGTACAAGAGCGGTGTCAAATACGTGGTTCAGACAGGGGGATCCCTGCGGGACGACCTTGTTATCGACGCCTGCAACGAATACGACATGGTCATGGTCACCACGGGAATGAGGCTGTTTCATCATTAA
- a CDS encoding DUF3795 domain-containing protein, with the protein MIIKYPEIGICGLSCRLCPRYNTEAKSRCLGCKSEDRMAAGCPFITCAVKKKGVEFCWDCTENNSCEKWRHHRDLGSKHDSFKCYQKLENNIAFIQKYGANEFMKLQIIREQLLKEMLQEYNEGRSKNYYCIAAEVMEIDELKESLDRAKKESEGLQMKEKSKLLHSILDKVAAEKKYLLKLRKKAFWRS; encoded by the coding sequence GTGATTATCAAATATCCTGAGATTGGAATTTGCGGGCTTTCCTGCAGACTGTGCCCCAGGTACAATACGGAGGCCAAAAGCCGGTGTTTGGGCTGCAAGAGCGAAGACAGGATGGCTGCCGGCTGTCCTTTTATTACCTGTGCGGTCAAGAAAAAAGGGGTTGAGTTTTGCTGGGATTGCACAGAAAATAATTCCTGCGAAAAGTGGAGGCATCACAGGGATCTTGGCAGTAAGCATGATTCATTTAAGTGTTATCAGAAACTGGAAAATAACATCGCTTTTATTCAAAAGTATGGAGCAAATGAGTTTATGAAGTTACAAATAATCAGGGAACAATTACTAAAAGAGATGCTTCAGGAGTATAATGAAGGGCGCTCAAAAAATTATTACTGCATCGCTGCGGAAGTTATGGAGATTGATGAATTAAAAGAATCATTGGACAGGGCAAAAAAAGAGTCTGAGGGATTACAGATGAAAGAGAAATCGAAACTGCTTCATTCAATACTGGACAAGGTTGCTGCTGAAAAAAAATATCTCTTAAAATTGAGAAAAAAGGCATTTTGGCGCAGCTGA
- a CDS encoding cation transporter, with protein MQNQKEKRALLLGAAANLIMAVVSWITYYYSNSEAVLLDGNYSFIIFLGVLVALKIAAIKTHKTKTFPLGKFFYESLYSFIKGLMILGILLMSVATAVIHIVMFFTGHTENIPMLIFKPIVFYGVVCMVLSYGLAFFYRQQNRSMSNMSILLNTEQKSSFVDGTLSLGVVVVALFLTMGGAELGGDFVPYLADSIFVLFLTSMLIMEPVTIIRDSLIEMAGGTLQDQEKRKYFEEVVSSNMPKGLIIEDVFISKNGSQYIILIYISTKEPSYFKKDIIDTKNKITQILQKNHPHLSLEMIPEGKAV; from the coding sequence TTGCAAAATCAAAAGGAAAAACGAGCGTTGCTTTTAGGGGCTGCAGCCAATTTGATTATGGCAGTTGTTTCCTGGATTACGTACTATTATTCGAATTCTGAGGCGGTTCTTTTAGACGGTAATTATAGTTTTATAATATTTTTGGGTGTATTAGTGGCCCTGAAAATTGCAGCAATAAAAACGCATAAAACGAAAACCTTTCCACTCGGAAAATTTTTCTACGAATCTCTATACAGCTTCATTAAAGGCTTGATGATCCTGGGAATTCTGTTAATGTCTGTGGCAACGGCCGTCATCCATATCGTTATGTTCTTTACAGGACATACAGAAAACATTCCGATGCTTATCTTTAAGCCCATTGTTTTTTACGGTGTGGTTTGCATGGTTCTCAGTTACGGGCTTGCCTTTTTTTACCGACAACAAAATCGGTCCATGAGTAATATGAGCATTCTTTTAAACACAGAGCAAAAGTCTTCTTTTGTTGATGGCACTTTGTCTCTGGGCGTTGTTGTTGTGGCCTTATTCTTAACAATGGGGGGAGCCGAACTGGGCGGTGATTTTGTTCCGTATTTAGCAGACTCCATATTTGTCCTGTTTCTTACCTCTATGCTGATTATGGAGCCTGTGACAATTATCAGGGATTCATTAATCGAAATGGCCGGAGGGACTTTGCAGGATCAAGAAAAACGTAAATATTTTGAAGAAGTAGTTTCTTCAAATATGCCTAAAGGACTAATCATTGAAGATGTATTTATAAGTAAAAATGGCAGCCAATATATCATTCTGATCTATATTTCCACCAAAGAACCCAGTTACTTCAAGAAAGATATTATTGACACTAAAAATAAAATTACCCAAATCCTGCAAAAAAATCATCCCCATCTGTCGTTGGAAATGATACCTGAAGGCAAAGCGGTTTGA
- a CDS encoding CPBP family intramembrane glutamic endopeptidase, with amino-acid sequence MKKIGRGWWFIIVVLPVSWIIQYLLFSGALPKVETGLYMFVPMVVAFLFFLFSKQTVKSQTSLFTRRTGFWPWIFAIGYPVLWLGIVTIIAILTGLGEFDPDFASQIFTPVFLLFFLMMLGSMLISVFGEEYGWRGYLLPALTEKHGRLWGTFILGLVWGIWHIPSYLFLYSEAGLGNPIFLTAVGVINVAVGAFAYSYLFYLNGNLLPSVLMHAMYNVLGQSLLFGAKKNPGISDAVPGLITIHWPHTMGLIITTGMVAAVVFTCIFTRSKKTDMASRM; translated from the coding sequence ATGAAAAAAATTGGTAGGGGCTGGTGGTTTATCATAGTCGTGCTGCCGGTAAGTTGGATTATCCAGTATTTATTGTTCTCAGGGGCTTTACCTAAAGTAGAAACCGGGCTTTATATGTTCGTCCCGATGGTTGTTGCCTTTTTGTTCTTTTTGTTCTCAAAACAAACTGTGAAGTCGCAAACGAGTCTCTTTACTCGGCGTACAGGTTTTTGGCCGTGGATTTTTGCAATAGGCTATCCGGTGCTTTGGCTTGGCATAGTTACCATTATTGCGATTTTGACAGGGTTGGGCGAATTTGACCCTGATTTTGCTTCGCAGATATTCACTCCCGTTTTTTTACTATTCTTTCTCATGATGCTGGGTTCTATGCTCATATCTGTTTTTGGTGAAGAGTACGGCTGGCGCGGATACCTACTGCCTGCGCTGACCGAAAAACACGGCAGATTGTGGGGGACGTTTATTTTAGGTCTGGTTTGGGGGATTTGGCATATTCCTTCTTATTTATTTCTTTACAGTGAAGCAGGTCTTGGCAATCCGATATTTCTCACGGCGGTAGGGGTAATCAATGTGGCGGTTGGTGCCTTCGCTTACAGCTATCTATTTTATCTGAACGGCAATCTTCTTCCTTCAGTTCTGATGCACGCGATGTATAATGTCTTGGGACAAAGCTTGCTCTTTGGTGCCAAGAAAAATCCTGGTATTTCTGACGCCGTTCCGGGATTGATTACGATCCACTGGCCTCATACCATGGGATTGATTATCACAACAGGCATGGTCGCTGCGGTGGTGTTTACATGTATATTCACAAGGTCCAAAAAAACTGATATGGCTTCACGGATGTGA
- a CDS encoding Rieske 2Fe-2S domain-containing protein has translation MGIYKEKKNKIHAVNVTCTHMGCDLAWNAAELSWDCPCHGSRFTYEGDIIEGPALKSLRTDDSFKFNP, from the coding sequence GTGGGAATATATAAGGAAAAAAAGAATAAGATTCATGCTGTAAATGTTACCTGCACTCACATGGGATGTGACCTTGCCTGGAATGCAGCAGAACTTTCATGGGACTGTCCATGCCATGGTTCAAGATTTACTTACGAGGGCGATATAATAGAAGGCCCGGCGCTAAAATCTCTTAGAACCGATGACAGTTTCAAATTTAATCCATAA
- a CDS encoding ABC transporter permease subunit gives MNFTLFKATTKSNWITLAIFFVIMIMYMGIIISMFDPESIDSLIAMLETMPKELVAAMGFEEIGTTLTTFIASYYYGFLIIMFPMIYCIIVGNRLVAKHVDSGSMAYLLSTPNSRVTIVTTQALYLITSVTVLLGLIALSGIAFSESMFPGELDISSFLILNLTTLFAFYAISGICFFFSCIFNDTKNSLAFGAGVPIAFFVLNMLANVGEKYAWLGNLSLFTLLDPLKLLDGNSFTITANVIFLIVAAVMYGGGILFFSRKNLPI, from the coding sequence ATGAATTTCACCTTGTTTAAGGCTACCACAAAATCAAACTGGATTACTCTTGCCATTTTTTTTGTAATTATGATAATGTACATGGGAATAATCATATCCATGTTTGACCCGGAGAGTATTGACAGCCTTATAGCTATGCTGGAAACCATGCCCAAGGAATTGGTTGCCGCTATGGGCTTCGAAGAAATCGGAACAACCCTTACCACTTTCATTGCCAGTTACTATTACGGCTTTCTTATCATTATGTTCCCCATGATTTACTGCATAATCGTTGGGAACCGGTTGGTGGCAAAACATGTGGACAGCGGTTCCATGGCCTACCTTCTGTCAACCCCCAACTCCCGTGTTACCATTGTAACCACCCAAGCCCTTTATTTGATAACCAGTGTCACTGTACTGCTGGGACTGATTGCATTATCAGGAATCGCTTTTAGTGAATCAATGTTTCCTGGGGAGCTTGATATAAGCAGTTTTCTCATACTAAACCTGACCACACTGTTCGCTTTCTATGCCATAAGTGGGATCTGCTTTTTCTTTTCCTGTATCTTTAACGATACCAAGAACTCCCTGGCTTTTGGTGCGGGAGTGCCTATCGCGTTTTTCGTACTGAACATGCTGGCCAATGTAGGAGAAAAATACGCATGGTTGGGTAATCTTTCCCTATTCACCCTGCTGGATCCTTTAAAATTATTAGACGGAAATTCCTTTACCATTACTGCCAACGTAATCTTTTTAATTGTCGCGGCAGTAATGTACGGCGGCGGGATTCTATTCTTCAGTCGCAAAAACCTTCCCATTTAG